DNA from bacterium:
GGAGCGCGCGCGGATGCTGCGGCCGTCCGACATCGCGGACATCTTCGCCTGGCTGTTGGATCGCCCGAGTCGCGTACACATCCCCGACATCACGGTCGTGCCGTGGCCCGGCGCGGCCGAATCACAAGGGAGGCCGGCACGATGATCTACGAACTCAATCACGCCGGGGTCGTCATCCGTGACCTCGACAAGTCTCTTGCCTTCTACCAGGACGTGCTCGGCGCCCGGGTGGTGGCCCGCAACGTCATCCCGTCCAGCCAAACCGACGTCATCTATCTGCAGATCGCCGGCGGCATGATCGAGCTGCTGCATCGCCGGCAGCCGGCCCCCAACGAGGTCTTCGGGATCACGCACCTCGGGTTCATGACGGACAATCTCGACGCCGACTACAACGCGCTCGTCGAATCCGGATCCGAATCGGTCGCGGCGCCGAAGGTGGCCGGCACCGGGATCGGGCGCCTCGCCTTCGTGCGGGATCCTAACGGCGCTCGCATCGAGTTGCTCCAGCGCGACGTCGACTTTCGCGCGGCGCCGATCGAACACGCGGCGATCGTCTCGTTCGATCACTTCTCGGTGCGGGCGAACGATCTCACCGCGGCGACGGACTTCTACGCGCGCCGTCTGGGGATGAAACCCCTCAAAGAGATGTCGGTCCCGCAGACACAGCTCAGCATACTTTACTTCCATTTCGGCTACGACGTTGTGGAGCTGCTGCACCGGCCCACGCCCGATACCGGCGACATTTTTGGCCACATCGCGTTGAGGGTCGAGGACGTCAACGGGGCCCTCAAGCGCTTCGCGGCGCAGGGCGTGAGCGCCGAGCCGGGCACCCCCAAGCCGGCAGGAACCGGCATCGGCCGGATCGGGATCATTCGCGACCCCGATGGCGTCAGGATCGAGCTGGTCGACCGCGGGGATCTCCGCACCCTCTGACGAGGTATGGGGAGGCCGGCGTGATGGCGCCACTTCAGCAATGGCAGAACTTCTACATGCTGCTCGGCGGCGCGTCGGCCACGCTGGTCGGCCTGATGTTCATCGCGATCTCGCTCGGGTCCACCCGGTGGACGCCCGAGGAACGACCGGTTCTCACGGCAAGCTTCAGCGCGTTCATGAGCCCGACGTTTATCCACTTCGTGTACGTGCTGGTGACCGCCGCCGTCGTGTTCGTGCCCACGCTGAGCGAGACGGTATTGGGCGGACTGCTGGTGCTCACCGGCATGGGCAGCCTCGGGCATATCGCCCGCAACCTACCATTTTTCCGCGAGCGCTATGTTGCCAGGAGCATCGACCGGAGCGACGTGGTGTGGTATTCGCTGATGCCGTCCGTCGGGTACATTCTCTACCTCGATGCCGGCATCGGATTGCTCAGGGCGGCCGCGGGCGCAGCGCCGCGGGGGCAGGCGCTCAACGCGCTGGCCGCGGCGAGCGTCCTCCTCCTTGTAATCGGCGTACGCAATGCGTGGGACCTCGTGGTGTTTCTGGCACTGCGTCGACTCGACACGCCCGCCGACACTCGCCAGTAAGGCACGGAACCGTACATGGGGTCGCCTCGATCGGGGCGATCCCCGCCCCGCGCCGGCGGGTCATGACTCCGTGACGGTTTCCAGCGCGGTCTCCTCCGGATCGCCGATCAACTCTGGCTGGGCCTCCTGCGCTTCCGGGCCCGCCGGCGCCGACCCGGCGTCGCCTTCGGCTCGGCGGCTGTCGAGAAACCACACGCGATCGCCGACCACTTCCGTGATCGTGCGCCGTGAGCCGTCTGGCGTCTCATAACTCCGCGTCTGCAGGCGGCCCTCCACGGCCACGAGGCGCCCCTTGGCGCAGTACTGACCGACCTGCTCGGCCAGTTTGCGCCAAGTGACGCACCTGACAAAATCGGCCTCGCGCTCGCCGGCCGCGTTTCGGAAGTCACGGTCGACTGCGATCGTGAACTGCGCCATCGGGTACCCATTGGACACGTACCGGAGTTCGGGATCCCTCGTCAGCCGCCCGATCAGCTCGATGCGGTTGAGCATGCGCGTCACCCCCGGCCTGGCGTACCCGCACATTAGCATGATTGATGTATAGATGTCAAGATGTTTATGCGTCTACCGGCCCGCGGGCCCGCGGAATCGCACGGCGGCTCGGGCGGGAGTGATCGCATCGGCAGGGGACCGGGGACCAAGACCGAAATCCTCTCCAAAACCTTGTCCGATCCCGGGGGCGGCACGTCAGGGACATCCCCCCGCTCGGGCAATCGCAGCCGCGCAATCGTAGGCTTCGGGAAATCATACGCGCCTGTTCCGCGTCTTCTGGCATCCGCAACGAATAGGGCACGCCGGTTCGTGAGGCCAAGAAACGTTGAAGAGGAGGATGCGAATGATATCGAGTGGCTCGCGTCGGCACGGTAGCGGAGTGGCCCTGTGGGCGCTCATCGGAGTGGTGGCGCTGTTCTTATTGGCGCCGTCGGCGAGAGGCCAAGGGATGACGGGGTCGGACGTCCTCCTCCCGCTGCCGGAAGTCGCGATTCCGCCGATCCAGGGCAAGACGCTCAGCGCGGACCTCGTTGAGGTCGACCAGACCGCCCATCTGATGTACCTCGCCGATCGCACCGATCACGGCGTGGACGTCTTCGACGTCCGGACTCCGTCGGCCAAGTACATGTCGACGATTCAGACCGGCGAGGATCCCAACGGCGTGATCCTGGCGAAAAACGTGAACAAGCTGGTTCTCGGCGGCGCCAAGTCCGACGTGGTGATCGTCGACATCGCGCCGACGTCGATGCACCGCAACGCCGTCATCGCGACGCTCAACACCGGCGGGAAGAAGCGCGTC
Protein-coding regions in this window:
- a CDS encoding VOC family protein; its protein translation is MIYELNHAGVVIRDLDKSLAFYQDVLGARVVARNVIPSSQTDVIYLQIAGGMIELLHRRQPAPNEVFGITHLGFMTDNLDADYNALVESGSESVAAPKVAGTGIGRLAFVRDPNGARIELLQRDVDFRAAPIEHAAIVSFDHFSVRANDLTAATDFYARRLGMKPLKEMSVPQTQLSILYFHFGYDVVELLHRPTPDTGDIFGHIALRVEDVNGALKRFAAQGVSAEPGTPKPAGTGIGRIGIIRDPDGVRIELVDRGDLRTL
- the ssb gene encoding single-stranded DNA-binding protein, which codes for MLNRIELIGRLTRDPELRYVSNGYPMAQFTIAVDRDFRNAAGEREADFVRCVTWRKLAEQVGQYCAKGRLVAVEGRLQTRSYETPDGSRRTITEVVGDRVWFLDSRRAEGDAGSAPAGPEAQEAQPELIGDPEETALETVTES